One genomic region from Synergistaceae bacterium encodes:
- a CDS encoding excinuclease ABC subunit UvrC, which yields MAGEHVKNLLKNLPDRPGVYLMRDSEGMVLYVGKAKSLKRRVASYFRHESFASPRLRKLVASIDDISVIRTETEVEALILEAKLIRKYSPFFNVNLKMNDRYPYIKITSETFPRIVITRKKIEGDGLYFGPYVSVGDVRSLLRLIERYFPLRICAREIDRNGGGKKVRPCLHHALGRCMGVCAGLATASEYRERVDDVILLLQGQSAEVVERLRKRMDRAASSLNFEEAARLRDTIRAIWRVSRQRVSQPLREEFDGDMWIRLNRLQELLNLPVLPWRIDGFDISHMSGRETYGVVVVFEQGIPNRSLYRRFRIRTVEGVDDFRSIEETVERRYKKVLEGKEPLPQLILIDGGPVQLDFARRALSRLGLDNTPSISLAKEEELIYHSIGEDDPLRLDRGDEVLRLLQSVRDEAHRFAVESHRSARGARLRRSALEDVPGIGKHRAAQLLGHFGSARAIAGMTVEELSTAPGIGRATATRVLNYLKEEYRE from the coding sequence ATGGCTGGAGAGCATGTTAAAAATCTATTGAAAAATCTCCCGGACAGGCCGGGGGTCTACTTGATGCGCGATTCGGAGGGCATGGTGCTCTACGTGGGCAAGGCAAAGTCGCTGAAAAGAAGGGTCGCCTCCTACTTCAGGCACGAGTCCTTCGCATCGCCGCGCCTGAGGAAGTTGGTTGCCTCGATCGACGACATCTCCGTGATAAGGACCGAGACCGAGGTGGAGGCTCTAATCCTGGAGGCCAAGCTGATCCGAAAGTATTCGCCCTTCTTCAACGTGAACCTGAAGATGAACGACAGGTACCCCTACATAAAGATAACGTCGGAGACCTTCCCGCGCATCGTGATCACCCGCAAGAAGATCGAGGGGGACGGGCTGTACTTCGGGCCATACGTGAGCGTCGGCGACGTCCGGTCGCTGCTGAGGCTGATTGAGAGGTACTTCCCCTTGAGGATCTGCGCCCGGGAGATCGACCGGAACGGGGGGGGAAAGAAGGTCCGCCCCTGCCTGCATCACGCGCTGGGCAGGTGCATGGGCGTCTGCGCCGGACTGGCCACGGCGTCGGAGTACCGTGAAAGAGTGGATGACGTGATCCTGCTTCTGCAGGGGCAGTCCGCCGAGGTGGTCGAGAGGTTGAGAAAAAGGATGGACAGGGCCGCGAGCTCGTTGAACTTCGAAGAGGCGGCGAGGCTCCGCGACACCATCCGCGCGATATGGCGAGTGTCCAGGCAGAGGGTGTCGCAGCCCCTGCGGGAGGAGTTCGACGGCGACATGTGGATTCGCCTGAACCGCCTGCAGGAGCTGCTGAATCTTCCCGTGCTACCGTGGAGGATCGACGGGTTCGACATCTCGCACATGTCGGGAAGGGAGACGTACGGCGTGGTGGTCGTCTTCGAGCAGGGGATCCCGAACCGCTCGCTGTACCGTCGATTCAGGATAAGGACCGTTGAAGGCGTCGACGATTTTCGCTCGATCGAAGAGACGGTCGAGCGGCGCTATAAAAAAGTCCTGGAGGGCAAGGAGCCCCTGCCTCAGCTGATCCTGATAGACGGAGGCCCTGTTCAGCTTGATTTCGCCAGAAGAGCTCTCTCAAGGCTGGGGCTTGATAATACCCCCTCCATATCCCTGGCAAAAGAGGAGGAACTGATATACCATAGCATTGGAGAAGATGACCCCTTGCGGCTGGACAGGGGAGATGAAGTTCTTCGCCTGCTTCAGAGCGTACGCGACGAGGCGCACAGGTTCGCCGTCGAAAGCCACCGTTCGGCAAGAGGTGCTAGGCTGCGCAGAAGCGCGCTGGAGGACGTGCCGGGGATCGGGAAGCATCGTGCCGCACAGCTTCTGGGTCACTTCGGCAGCGCAAGGGCTATCGCCGGGATGACGGTGGAGGAGCTGTCAACCGCCCCCGGAATAGGCAGGGCCACCGCGACGCGGGTGTTGAACTATCTGAAGGAGGAGTACCGGGAATGA
- a CDS encoding 6,7-dimethyl-8-ribityllumazine synthase — protein MKFMEGGLSAEGMRFCIVVSRREVFFGEQLLAGAKDSLLRHGVSHRGIDVLKTPSPWEIPLAAKEAALSGRYDAIIALGIETAGDHENRAVYESLASICLAQRVPISLGILPSRLELPISEACNRGSEAATAAIEMANLLKQMRNIKEAVADA, from the coding sequence ATGAAGTTTATGGAGGGCGGGCTTTCGGCGGAGGGGATGCGCTTCTGCATCGTCGTCTCGCGGAGGGAGGTATTCTTTGGCGAGCAGCTGCTCGCCGGGGCCAAGGACTCGCTTCTACGGCACGGAGTCTCTCACCGCGGAATCGACGTGCTCAAAACGCCAAGTCCCTGGGAGATACCCCTCGCGGCTAAGGAGGCTGCACTGTCGGGAAGGTACGACGCGATAATCGCCCTCGGCATCGAGACGGCGGGGGACCACGAGAACAGGGCGGTCTACGAGAGTTTGGCGTCGATCTGCCTTGCCCAGAGAGTGCCGATCTCGTTGGGAATTCTTCCGTCCCGATTGGAGCTACCGATCTCGGAGGCCTGCAACAGAGGATCCGAAGCGGCCACCGCCGCGATCGAGATGGCAAATTTGCTGAAACAGATGAGAAATATAAAGGAGGCCGTTGCTGATGCTTGA